One segment of Pasteurella skyensis DNA contains the following:
- the tpiA gene encoding triose-phosphate isomerase, giving the protein MARRPLVMGNWKLNGSKAFTKQLVEGLKAELKEVKGCDVAIAPPVMYLAEAEAALTGQSVIALGSQNVDLKQSGAFTGDISTEMLKDFGAKYIIIGHSERRQYHKESDEFVAQKFGALKEAGLVPVLCIGETEQENEEGKTQEVCQRQIDAVLNTLGVEAFNGAIIAYEPIWAIGTGKSATPEQAQAIHKSIRDHIAAKSQAVADQVIIQYGGSVNDSNAADLFTQPDIDGALVGGASLKADAFAVIVKAAEKAKS; this is encoded by the coding sequence ATGGCACGTCGTCCACTTGTAATGGGTAACTGGAAATTAAACGGTAGCAAAGCATTCACAAAACAATTAGTTGAAGGCTTAAAAGCAGAATTAAAAGAAGTGAAAGGCTGTGATGTCGCAATTGCACCACCAGTAATGTATTTAGCTGAAGCTGAAGCGGCACTAACCGGTCAATCTGTGATTGCATTAGGTTCACAAAATGTGGATTTAAAACAATCTGGTGCATTCACGGGCGATATTTCAACTGAAATGTTAAAAGATTTTGGTGCAAAATACATTATCATCGGTCATTCTGAGCGTCGTCAATACCACAAAGAAAGTGATGAATTTGTAGCACAAAAATTCGGTGCGTTAAAAGAAGCGGGTTTAGTGCCTGTATTGTGTATCGGTGAAACGGAACAAGAAAACGAAGAAGGAAAAACGCAAGAAGTTTGCCAACGTCAAATTGATGCAGTTTTAAATACTTTAGGTGTAGAAGCATTTAACGGTGCAATCATTGCTTATGAACCAATTTGGGCAATCGGAACAGGTAAATCTGCCACTCCTGAGCAAGCTCAAGCAATTCACAAATCAATCCGTGATCATATCGCTGCAAAATCTCAAGCAGTCGCAGATCAAGTAATTATCCAATACGGTGGTTCAGTAAATGATTCAAATGCAGCAGACCTATTTACACAACCAGATATTGATGGTGCGTTAGTAGGTGGAGCTTCACTTAAAGCAGATGCTTTTGCAGTAATTGTTAAAGCAGCAGAAAAAGCAAAAAGTTAA
- a CDS encoding glutathione peroxidase, whose product MSLQDISGQKVPQVTFHTRQEDSWVDVTSNDIFAGKTVILFALPGAFTPTCSSTHLPRYNELFSEFEALGIDDIYCLSVNDTFVMNAWKADQNAKNIKFLPDGSGKFTEAMGMLVNEDGIGFGNRSWRYSMLVKDGVIEKMFIEPQKPGDPFEVSDADTMIKYLKPDWKAKQSASIITKPGCPYCTKAKMLLEEKGIAYEEIILGRDATITSVRAITGRATAPQVFIGGQHIGGFDDLEKYFA is encoded by the coding sequence ATGTCTTTACAAGATATTTCAGGTCAAAAAGTACCTCAAGTTACATTTCACACACGCCAAGAAGATAGCTGGGTTGATGTAACTTCAAATGATATTTTTGCAGGTAAAACTGTAATTTTATTCGCATTACCAGGTGCATTCACACCAACTTGTTCTTCAACTCACTTACCTCGTTATAACGAATTATTTAGTGAATTTGAAGCATTAGGTATCGATGATATCTATTGTTTATCTGTAAACGATACTTTTGTAATGAATGCGTGGAAAGCAGATCAAAATGCAAAAAATATTAAATTCCTACCAGATGGAAGTGGTAAGTTTACAGAAGCAATGGGAATGTTAGTAAATGAAGATGGTATCGGTTTTGGTAACCGCTCTTGGCGTTATTCTATGCTTGTAAAAGATGGAGTAATTGAAAAAATGTTCATCGAACCACAAAAACCAGGTGACCCATTTGAAGTATCAGATGCAGATACTATGATCAAATACTTAAAACCAGATTGGAAAGCAAAACAATCTGCATCAATCATCACAAAACCAGGTTGCCCATATTGCACTAAAGCAAAAATGTTATTAGAAGAAAAAGGTATTGCTTACGAAGAAATTATTTTAGGTCGTGATGCAACAATAACATCTGTTCGTGCTATTACTGGTCGTGCAACAGCACCTCAAGTATTCATTGGTGGACAACACATTGGTGGATTTGACGATTTAGAAAAATATTTTGCATAA
- a CDS encoding chloride channel protein, which produces MFIAKNLHFLRHKLIQTTRLSRKSLDFLCLLIGSVIVSLTSLGFAKLADLGLELNIWWVKRYPYLAWIILPLGLAFLTWATKRFAPNVAGSGIPQVIASIKLPYTPFKTHLIKLETSLLKIPLTFLAMLIGASVGREGPSVQVGAAVMLAWGNFCRKHNLAFKGMCFNQLIATGAAGGLAAAFNAPLAGVIFAIEELGRGVILRWERRVLFGVLASGFIFVAIMGNNPYFSNYRGINSAPNMLMWVLLCAVINGILGGITARMIAKGPAGYVPPFLRGWVRRNPVVLAVLLGIILAALGVYSDGTTYGTGYSVVMSMLNDSPTDITADGIGILKILATIFTYWTGIAGGIFSPALTMGAGIGSDIWALTGGIVDERLLVLLSMSAFLAALTQSPLTAAVVVMEMTGSQSTMIWGIMGSLIASVVSRHFCPKPFYHLAAGRYRQQMQELNNS; this is translated from the coding sequence ATGTTCATTGCAAAAAATTTACATTTTTTAAGACATAAATTGATTCAAACAACTCGTTTATCACGAAAATCATTGGATTTTCTGTGTTTATTAATTGGATCAGTCATTGTTTCTCTAACATCTTTAGGCTTTGCAAAACTCGCTGATTTAGGGCTTGAATTAAATATTTGGTGGGTTAAACGTTATCCTTATTTAGCTTGGATAATTTTGCCATTAGGGTTAGCTTTTCTGACTTGGGCAACAAAACGATTTGCACCAAATGTAGCTGGAAGTGGTATTCCTCAAGTAATTGCTTCCATTAAATTACCTTATACTCCATTTAAAACACACTTAATTAAGTTAGAAACGTCTCTTTTAAAAATTCCTTTAACATTTTTAGCAATGCTAATTGGAGCAAGTGTTGGTCGAGAAGGTCCTTCTGTTCAGGTTGGAGCCGCAGTGATGCTTGCATGGGGAAATTTTTGTCGTAAACATAATTTGGCATTTAAGGGAATGTGTTTTAATCAACTTATTGCCACAGGAGCTGCGGGTGGCTTAGCTGCTGCATTTAACGCTCCTCTTGCTGGTGTTATTTTTGCGATAGAAGAACTTGGACGAGGAGTAATACTTCGTTGGGAACGTCGAGTATTATTTGGTGTTTTAGCCTCTGGTTTTATTTTTGTTGCTATTATGGGAAATAACCCTTATTTCTCAAATTATAGAGGAATTAATTCTGCACCAAATATGTTAATGTGGGTATTATTATGTGCTGTCATTAATGGGATATTAGGAGGGATTACAGCACGAATGATTGCAAAAGGTCCTGCTGGCTATGTACCTCCATTTCTACGAGGCTGGGTTCGTCGTAATCCAGTGGTTTTAGCAGTACTACTAGGTATTATTCTAGCTGCATTAGGCGTATATAGTGATGGTACAACTTATGGAACAGGTTATTCAGTAGTAATGTCAATGTTAAATGATTCTCCAACAGATATTACTGCTGATGGCATAGGTATATTAAAAATATTAGCAACCATTTTTACTTATTGGACTGGTATTGCTGGTGGTATTTTTTCTCCAGCATTAACGATGGGAGCTGGAATTGGATCCGACATTTGGGCATTAACTGGGGGTATTGTTGATGAGCGTTTATTAGTATTGCTCTCAATGTCTGCTTTTTTAGCCGCACTAACACAATCCCCTCTCACCGCAGCAGTAGTGGTAATGGAAATGACGGGTAGTCAATCAACAATGATTTGGGGAATAATGGGATCTCTCATTGCTTCTGTTGTTTCTCGTCATTTTTGTCCAAAACCTTTTTATCATTTAGCGGCAGGGCGTTATCGTCAACAAATGCAAGAATTGAATAATTCTTAA
- the oxyR gene encoding DNA-binding transcriptional regulator OxyR, with translation MNIRDLEYLIALSEFKHFRKAADSCNVSQPTLSGQIKKLENELGTILLERTSRKVLFTQAGLMLVEQAKVILREVKVLKDMANNQGKDMSGPLHIGIIPTLAPYLSPIILPFLSKSFPKLELYIYELQTAELVQQLETGQLDCGLLAFCQETTPFIEVPIFEEKIQLAVSNKHKWANLKEIALSELSEKEMLLLDDGHCLRDKALSYCLSVGGKEDKHFKAKSLETLRNMVSANMGMTLMPELAMESKLDKQIHYIPFEKPQPSRKIGLIYRPGSPLRVRYERLAKEIAQIMEKYL, from the coding sequence ATGAATATTAGAGATCTTGAGTATTTAATCGCTCTTTCAGAGTTTAAACACTTCCGTAAAGCAGCAGATTCTTGCAATGTAAGTCAACCCACATTGAGTGGTCAAATTAAAAAATTGGAAAATGAATTAGGTACGATATTACTTGAAAGAACAAGTCGTAAAGTACTCTTTACCCAAGCGGGTTTAATGTTAGTTGAACAAGCAAAAGTTATTTTACGAGAAGTTAAAGTGCTTAAAGATATGGCAAATAATCAGGGTAAAGATATGTCAGGGCCTCTTCATATTGGTATTATTCCAACACTTGCTCCTTATTTATCTCCAATAATTTTGCCTTTTTTATCTAAAAGTTTTCCTAAGTTAGAGTTATATATTTATGAGCTTCAAACGGCTGAATTAGTACAACAATTGGAAACAGGGCAGTTAGATTGTGGATTATTAGCATTTTGTCAAGAAACCACACCTTTTATTGAAGTACCTATTTTTGAAGAAAAAATACAATTAGCCGTATCAAATAAACATAAATGGGCAAATTTGAAAGAAATCGCATTATCAGAATTATCCGAAAAAGAGATGTTATTACTTGATGATGGTCATTGTTTGCGAGATAAAGCATTAAGTTATTGTTTATCTGTTGGAGGAAAAGAAGATAAACACTTTAAAGCAAAAAGTTTAGAGACATTGAGAAATATGGTTTCAGCAAATATGGGAATGACTTTAATGCCTGAATTAGCAATGGAATCAAAATTAGATAAACAAATACATTATATTCCTTTTGAAAAACCACAACCTTCTAGAAAAATAGGGCTAATTTATCGTCCAGGTTCACCTTTAAGAGTAAGATATGAGCGATTAGCAAAAGAAATAGCACAAATAATGGAAAAATATTTGTAA